taaacGTAACAAACCGGAAGTTTTGCGTCGATATGTGACAGTGGATGAAACCTGCACATCAGCACTTCACTCAggaatcgaaacaatcgtcATCTGAATGGAGagcaactggtgaacctcgtccaaagtaCCCGAAAGCGCAACTATCGGTTAGAAAGATTATGGCCTCGGTATTTTGAGATGTAGTCTGGTGAAATATTCATCGACCACCTTGCGAAGCGAAATGCCagcaacagtgaatattaCATAGCGTTATTGAAGCGACCTTCAAGGACGAAATTGCAAATAAACGACCGCATAtgccaaagaaacaaacacaccaagTGTCACAAGTCAGTCAAAACAATGTCAAAGCTACATGGATTGAACTTGGGATTGCTTccacatccaccgtattcgccagatttggctcccagcgaTTGCTGGCTCTTCGCAGACctcaaaaaaagaaatttcgctcgaaagGAAGAGGTTGTCTGtgaaactgaggcctattttgaggcaatAGATTATTCGTTCTACAAAGCCCCtgacttttcagcccatgtgccCATGTGTGATCGACTCCTTCAGCCCATGAAGGAGAGAGTAAGCTTGCTGGTCGGCGCGTTTCGTCTTTGAACCCCAGAAATGACGGCAACTTAATGACAAGACCACGACGTCAACAAACGTTTCTGTTTCGGGTGAAGCTACTTGCTTGCTACCTGCTCATCAGGGAAGAGTGTTTGGAAATCattatggtggtggtgtctgTATGGTAGTGTGTGTGCCTTGCCTATATATTCGGTATTCGGCGTTCGATGGCCCGCTCACGCAGTatggcagtgtgtgtgtttgtgtgtgttttctgcCCTCCTCGGGACATCTCGGGACATCTTGCACTGCTGGACCCTGCTGGACTTGGCCAGTGACTACCGCTaacactactactactattgctattgctactactactactactgttgCGCTGCGCTAGTTGGAACCTCTACGCTATCTACGCTACTTCCTCCTGTtcctgttgctttctgtaacggtgtaACGAGACCCACGATACTACGAtgctattactactactagcTACTACTAGAGGGCTGCGGGGTTTGTACTAGAATCTAGCGGCCGTGGCCCCGGTTAGGAGAACGGTGGTGTGTCGCTCTCGGAGCGGATCTGCCGGATGCGCACGTCATCGTAGGCGATCGTGAAGATGCTCTTCTTGTCCGCGATCTTGTTCCGGGGTGCCCgcggggccgccgcccggtggctggTGTGGAGCAGCGAGTTCATCGCAATGCCCGAATCGTGGTCATCCTCCAGCGTCGACACGTTCAGCGCCTTGgaggtgccggtggtggtcgtccctgccgctgccggtttgCTGCTTGGTGCCGGCGGTGCTGGGggtgccaccgtcaccgctggcgccgtcaccgccggtgTCGTCGCTACCgttgccgccgcggccgccgccgggcccggTTTGGACGTGGACGGGTCGATGATCTTGATCTGAACCTTGTTGTCGCGGCTGATGATGGGCGGCGTCTCCGCGTACAGATAGTGGGGCAGCTTGTCGGCGGGGAGCGACGGTACCGGCGGGGGGTCGTAGGTGGCCTCGTACCAGTGCTCCGAGTGCTGCAGCAACGGGTGACTGTCGGCATCGGCGGGCGCCTGAGCTTGGGCGAGCTGGCGGGCGTGCTGGATATCCTCCTTCAGCAGCCGCGCCTCATCCTTGGGCGGCGACGAGCGGggcgccggttccggtttcgttcCCTTCGCCCCTTGCGCACCttcggccgtcgccgccggtggctgcttcttccgctggccaccacccaGCGTCGTgatggtcgtcgtcgagctGGTCGTCGTGGTCACCGTGGCCCGTCCGGGTTCCCCTTCCCCACCCTGCGCTCTGCGCTGCTGGGTGCGCTTCTCCAGCGAGCCGTCGCCATCCTTCCCACCCCCGCCGGGGAGGTTGTAGTACCAGTCCATGTACTTCGGATTCACGGCCGAGTCTGGTGGGTCGTGGTTGAGTCCTTCCTTCGAGAGCGCTTTGCTCATCGGGGCTGGAGGAGCCGCCGGCTTCACGGCCCCTTTCCCCGCCGCGGCCGGCGCAGTGTCCTTCGGCGGTGAGTCAGCCGCGTTCAGCCGgatgcgggtggtggtggtggtggtctcggTAGCGCCCACCTTCGGCGACAGGGTGGACACCGAGCGGGAGGTCTTGGTGGCGGTGTAGCGGTAGTTGTCGAGCTCGGCTGAATCACGCAGCTCGTCGAAGCTGTCGGCCGAGAAGTAGTTCTTCTGCACCACCTCCACCTCCCGCTCCGAGCCGTCCGAATCCTCGTAGTACTTGACGTTCTTCCGGTACACCTTCTTCCGCCGACCATCTGACGGGGGCGCCGGCGGTGCAGCGGCGTCGTGCAGTGAGTCCGATATCTCCAGCAGCACGTCCCGCTTCAGACGGGCggccccaccgccaccgccgcagccgcccgcctgctgctcctgcttgGGCGTCGCCTTCCCGTGGAGCGTTTCTTCGTTGCGCTTCCGGCGCAGGATGCTGGTGCGGGTTTCCTGGTGGGTCGGTGCCAGCCGCTGCCGCacccgatgctgctgccggggccgATACCCACCCGCACGCCCTCCCTCTTGCcgccccgggtggtggtggtggccccgggagTAGCCGACCTCGTCCTCATCGtagtcaccgtcgtcgtcctcctcgcgGATCGGTGTGCGGATCTTGCGCTTCACcgactccaccaccaccacgcgccgTCCGTTACCCTTGCGGCCTCCTTGGTCACCTccacttccgccaccgccatcggttccgccaccgccatcccAGCGGgagcgcttccggtggtggcgccgcTTGATCAGGTACACCCCGTCCGGGCTGTCCGGGGGGCTGTACCACACGTACTCGTACTCGTCCTCCGACAGCGAGTCGTCGTTCTCGCTCTtggtccgccgccggcgccaaACCCGTCGCCGCCCGCCGGCGTCACCGCCCGCGTCGACCGGTTCCGTCTGCGTGCCGGTGTTGCAGTCGGTCTGGGTGGCCGCGACCACCGCCAGCGACTGGCACGGCAGGCTCTGCGTCTCGAGCGCCTGCTCCCACTGGCTGTACCGCTCCTGGAGCTTCTCCTTCTCGAGCAGGATCTGACGGAGGAGCGCGTTCTGTTGCTTCAGCGAGTGTTCCAGCTCCTGGTGGATCAGCGAGTGCGTCGAGACGGCCGGCTTCAGCTCGCCATCGgtgccgacgccgccgccgcccgcatCGTCATCGCTGATCTTCACCTCCGTGACGTGGTCGGCGGGTTGCGGCCGGCGGGGGTCGACCGGGGTCGGCACCTCGTTCGGGATGGTCTGGATGAAGGTGGCGCCGGGCAGCAGCTGGTAGTGCTCCCGGATGATCTGCTTCCCGTTCGCCTGCTCCTCGATGTAGCGCCGCATCAGGATCTCCTTGCCGCCGTTGTCCACCATGATGTACTGCTGCGACTGGGCGGGTGGGACGGGTGGGCCACGTTGGGCCACGTTAACGTAGATGTTCTCTTCGCCCACCCCGCCCCCGCCGCCATCGTTGCGGCCACCGCGGGTAGTGAGCCGCAGGATTTCCGCGTTGCCCTCCTTGATGTAGTACTGGTCCCGGGGCTCGGCTCCCTCGCCCCCGATCAGCACCTGCGTCAGGGCCTGTGAcccaagagagagagtccaAGAATGTTAGTCGCGGTCACCAACGCCACGCAGCTATTAAAGCATGTCCCACTTAGAATGGGGAAAAGTTGTatctagcagcgcctctggcGGTcagatttcaaatgttttgacagctataTCTTAAGTAAAAATTCGACTTTCAGTGTTGAAAGTTTGGAATGTGGAATTTGGAGTGGGGAATTCGAAAGAAGAAAGATAATTCTGAACACTCACGTCGAGAATCACccgtggtctgctttaaaaatcgcaaaaacactaaaattccCAAAAACAACTGTATATGGTGTGTTCTACCGTTTCCAGGAACTCAATACCGTAGACTGAAAGATTGAGAGTAGGTGTGGTAATCAAACCGCTAAAACACGCactagaaagttgtacgaggaggttctgacgaggtaaTAAGGATGCTTGCTTGgaaacatacatgaaaattgattttggaCAGCATCCTGGACCAAAATTTTATCTCGCCACGTCACGGGGAGATGTCTCCAAGTTCAAATCTGTATTAGCCAATAAATTTGTACGcaaactaatgatctggcaaggaagTTGCAACTGTGGACGgaaaaccaaggttttcatcacaaacacgacaaTGAACTCAGCGCTGTACTAGGAAAAGTGCCTCAAAAGGCGAGTtctatcatttattaagtcacacaaaggtctggttaagttttggcctggTTTGGCAAGCTGGCACTACAGTAGGGAGGTAGTTCAGTGTTACTGTGTATTAAGGTGGATTttatcgcaaaggatatcaacccaccaaattgccctgaactccgtccaatcgaaaattattgggcaataatcaaaaggaagatgaagaagattggaaaggtgatgcgggatgctgcagagatgtcgagaaattggaacaaattagccgctgaggtggaccagaaaatgatggcgcacattccaaagaaagtttgcgatttcatttgcattttcatttcgtttgcgtttgctgACAGAATAAATGTCCGAACTCCTTCTCtaaaattacaataaaataccttcattttgacaccttgcCATGTTTCCTAGGTCAAATCAACCCCGAGATAAGGCAAATTcttcccgattctaagtgggcCATGCTTGGGCACTCAGGACCTACCGCGTGGTGCTGTCGCTTAAAGCTGCTGCGCCGCTCGTAGTTCAGGTCGCTGCCGCGGTCGAGCTCGTGGCGGCGCATCgagtcgtcgtcgatcggcgGCACCGCCAGTggtccgccaccgtcgtcgtcagtcgCCGTCACTTTTCGCcggtcaccgccaccgccatgctgctgctgatggtggtgatggtggtggtggatgcgCTTCAGCGACTGGTACTCCGGATCGTGCGGGTCGTCGACGTCCTCCACGTAGATGTCCCGGTCGCCAGCGGCGTTCAGCAGGTTCGTCCGCGACCGGTGCAGGTGCGCGTGCTCCTTCGTCGCcttaccgccgccgccgcccttcGCGTCTTCCCTGAAAGGTGCACCACGGACACCACGGATGTGAGCGAAGAAACAGAGGAACAGAGACAAGTGTTAGCCATATCTAGCCAAGCGGCACCTGAGGGGTTTCGCCAGAACTCGCCAGAGACCCGCtcgctgctactactactactactacgactAATACTGCTAGGACAAGTACTACTAATACAACTACTACTTCTACTACTCCTCCGCTACTACTACAGGGAGATCCATCTGGGTGTCTGGGATTCCGGGAGGATAGAGCCGTAAAAAATGTCCTTTGTGGCTCCAATGGTCTTTGTAtgccatcctgttgaaacTAAATGTCGTCCCAGTTTCCCAGCTTCAATTCAGCGCCGAACACATTTCTCGGAcgcgtacgccatcgacggttacgactCCTACTTCATTTTCGACTGGAAAACTGGCCACCAGATCAAaagcaccaaacagtcactcgcTGTCTTGAAATCTAGCTTTTCAAATGTCACagtacagtttgagttgaagactcaccattttagaaataagtttttaatatctCCCCTGTTTTCTGCAAGCGCAGAGCGTCCCctttcgtaaatgtcaattttttttacttaatGTTTACgatttccagaatgaagtttgacgttttgacGTTTTCAAAGTCATGTAATTGGTAGcgtaaaatccaaacacttgatggatcaccctaaTAATACTACTGCAATTGCTAACCGCGTTCCAAGATCGCATGTCAACCGTTCCACCAACTACCAGATGGCGTCACCAGTGCTGGCTACTGTACTTGTATTGGGTATTGTCCGTTTGCGTACGGTTGTTCCATTGTCTCGTCATgagtccttttttgcttcagtttgtttcatttttttcctttctcactcactctcaaTGTCATTCTACCCTATACTACTCTACTCTACTTTTCTTGCATTTTACTGCTCTCTatttctctatctctttctgcCTGACTTTGTTTTTCTCGGTTCGAATAACGGGACGTGGGGGAATTTCCGGGGGAACCTTTTAGAAGAGAGCGATTGATGCCGAGCTTAGGCTGCCGAACTTGTCAAAAAGCATTAAACAAATATCTGTCAAGtatttgacagctgtcaggCGATCAACTTTACATAAAAGAAGGCAACACTCGGCAAAAGAACATTCCGGGCCTGTTAATATATGTATTGCAACTGATCTTGAACGAGTTTGGCTGCCCAGGGATCGTCTGCCAGAAAAGATCCCAAAGGCGTTGTCAGAAGCTTTGTAGGAAGGCTATGGGATGTGGGTTGGCGGAGGCTTTGGGCGAGCGACCGCCGGGtggacgggcggacgggtggtGCTCCTAACACCTACTGACCTAATTGTAACCGTCTGCCGTCTGTTGCCAGTGCTGTCGTCCTCGTTGTTactgtagttgttgttgtcgcgTCCTTCGTCGTTGGACGAGTCCCGCCGTCTCCTGTGCCGATGTCCCGCCGgtgcggttccggtggtggcggcggcggcagcggccgtggccgccgctaGTGCACTGCTGCCGGCCGCgccgcccccgccgccgccaccggtgcgcCCTTTGGCAATGTCCCGGCGTCCTCGGTACTCCCAGTGCGTCGGTTTGGTCCGGgaatcggtcgatcggtttccCGGCGACCACGCATCGTGTCGTCCCATCCATTCGGCgacctgatgatgatggtgttggtggtggtgatggcggccgcggcagttTGATGACGCAGTTAATAAGGAAATCGGGAAGAAAGGGAAGTGTGGGTGGCGACGAGTGGTGAGGGCGTTtagttcggtttcggtttcggtacgGGCCGAGGGTTTCGAggtaccgggaccggcaccgaCGTGGGGCGGTACGTAGGACGAAGGGGtgagcggcggcgacggtggcgggtgTTGAGGAGGAAATTGTAACATTCTTACAATTAACACAAcagaacacaaacaaaaacaaaaaaggaaaggaaaaagagGTTCGCGAAACATACAAAAAGAAAGTAGAGCAtgcgagagacagagagagaaagagagagaaggagaagagaaaaaaagaaaataaaagaataagaaaaaaagaagaagagacAGGGAAAGAAAAGGGTAAATTAAcgagacaaaaagaaaagcaaatcCGGAAAAACCCAAGAAAGTCACTGGGAAAggaaagaatgaaagaaaggcGACAGCTGGAGGAGATAGAAGTCACTGTCTCTCATTCTGTGCTGCTTTGTGTGGTTTGCTGTTTCGTTCGTGATGCCTTAATAGTCCTTCCGCAAAATCGGCAGCGAGAACAGAAGAAATAGGAAGCGATCTGGTAGGAAGGAGGTGGAATGGATTGGCACAGGGAAGTAGAATGGATGAGGGAGGCATACCGGTGCACAGATGAGCGTCGCTGTGGTTTTCCTTATAATTGGTTCGATGTTCGATCAAACAACGCCAACGAAAAATGGGGTCCTCGGACAACAAAACATTCCACGGTTTAATCAAatgataaacataaacaaagtacacagacacacacatacgggcGCAGGCACAAGATCCTGATCCTGTCTAATGGAACTTGTGAGCGTATACTTCTTCACGACCGGCACGACAACCGCTGAGCGATGGTCTGGCACCAGAGataatgttaatctctgttgctttctgtaacggtgtgtttttttacgGACGAGGTTGTTCTGCCAACAACTATCAACTTTTGAGCATCGGTACTGttaatttttgaaacgtttcTATTCCTAGTGCTCCCCTTATTTGCTACCACCCAGCAGGCTAGGGTACAAACACGGACatatacgagggctgttcaaaacGTATCGCGACTTTTAAATATATTAGATTTTCGagttttttgtggcgttttgTTGTTACTCATGTCACTCATTCATGGTGACAAGTTCGCCTATTTTAagtgatcagtcaatttttgacagctgttttgtttgcacgtgttttggctcagCTGCTatttttgtcta
This window of the Anopheles cruzii chromosome X, idAnoCruzAS_RS32_06, whole genome shotgun sequence genome carries:
- the LOC128275104 gene encoding cadherin-86C; translation: MSSHGTVSDRSRSCTQSTSRSGIGSAVVAALTVLVLAGAPPWSPVAGLDPKFDPSTRMRLVLVPTDATVGSVIYRLRATDEEFEYPLQFELVGDASSSKVQIETLPCTKFNSICQANVILTRRLEAGRYYDFQVSVKDTKGGMSVQSCSITATNFTTPHDTIFPHKAGIIMVPEDAKKGTELDYVLANKNPLLPKPVYLELWGSPLFGIRQKIISPDMTEGTIFLLGPLDFEKQAMYHLTVLANDAYAEPGQDTRNIAGLEVVIIVEDVQDVPPVFTVAPPVTRLPAGLIPGDKVLQVHAEDGDKGVPREIRYGLVSEGNPFTSFFDINETSGEITLLRPLDDILALTHAGDPVLLTVIAEEVKVTRQEPPTMATTVQLAFFLPERSNSPPYFENDHYVARLEENAAPGTVLTFSEPYTPRVMDDDAGKNGVFSLTLLDNNGTFEIAPNVAEGHANFVIRVRDSGRLDYEVATYVHFRILAQELGPATNLSTLVNVTVYLADANDNAPVFEQPDYLVDLPENMTAGTRVVQVHATDVDTAGLGGTVRYTRLLGPHNTSLTLDPASGVVTVATNQHGFDREAMPEYHLRVEARDDDGIGNRAEVPLTIRLIDVNDESPAFERSLYEFLLAADLANFTVPAFIRATDADAEAPNNEVRYELIYGNYENKFFLHPITGELRLTGPLRARDSTGQSRRRRQLSGGPTRPTRGPQPKGVTDVFVLTARAFDLGVPVRYSATTIHVYPPESRTRTVTFIVPGRDPDRRKILDTLQDITGGRVIIQEVRPYTPGDADGIATDMFHSDPAGGGTGDRFRSVVIATILYDAESVVDIGRIQQRLSANGTVPGTIVSQDERTAILYKAENRVLFWLLIFLAILLALGILTLLLCCICPGCPMNVTNRKRILRVNNIEDDVHLVQRKQGIGKKSKSVQVAEWMGRHDAWSPGNRSTDSRTKPTHWEYRGRRDIAKGRTGGGGGGGAAGSSALAAATAAAAAATTGTAPAGHRHRRRRDSSNDEGRDNNNYSNNEDDSTGNRRQTVTIREDAKGGGGGKATKEHAHLHRSRTNLLNAAGDRDIYVEDVDDPHDPEYQSLKRIHHHHHHHQQQHGGGGDRRKVTATDDDGGGPLAVPPIDDDSMRRHELDRGSDLNYERRSSFKRQHHALTQVLIGGEGAEPRDQYYIKEGNAEILRLTTRGGRNDGGGGGVGEENIYVNVAQRGPPVPPAQSQQYIMVDNGGKEILMRRYIEEQANGKQIIREHYQLLPGATFIQTIPNEVPTPVDPRRPQPADHVTEVKISDDDAGGGGVGTDGELKPAVSTHSLIHQELEHSLKQQNALLRQILLEKEKLQERYSQWEQALETQSLPCQSLAVVAATQTDCNTGTQTEPVDAGGDAGGRRRVWRRRRTKSENDDSLSEDEYEYVWYSPPDSPDGVYLIKRRHHRKRSRWDGGGGTDGGGGSGGDQGGRKGNGRRVVVVESVKRKIRTPIREEDDDGDYDEDEVGYSRGHHHHPGRQEGGRAGGYRPRQQHRVRQRLAPTHQETRTSILRRKRNEETLHGKATPKQEQQAGGCGGGGGAARLKRDVLLEISDSLHDAAAPPAPPSDGRRKKVYRKNVKYYEDSDGSEREVEVVQKNYFSADSFDELRDSAELDNYRYTATKTSRSVSTLSPKVGATETTTTTTRIRLNAADSPPKDTAPAAAGKGAVKPAAPPAPMSKALSKEGLNHDPPDSAVNPKYMDWYYNLPGGGGKDGDGSLEKRTQQRRAQGGEGEPGRATVTTTTSSTTTITTLGGGQRKKQPPAATAEGAQGAKGTKPEPAPRSSPPKDEARLLKEDIQHARQLAQAQAPADADSHPLLQHSEHWYEATYDPPPVPSLPADKLPHYLYAETPPIISRDNKVQIKIIDPSTSKPGPAAAAAATVATTPAVTAPAVTVAPPAPPAPSSKPAAAGTTTTGTSKALNVSTLEDDHDSGIAMNSLLHTSHRAAAPRAPRNKIADKKSIFTIAYDDVRIRQIRSESDTPPFS